One genomic region from Myxococcota bacterium encodes:
- a CDS encoding MarC family protein, which translates to MNEPAVHFSTVFMAFFAILNPIANVPLFLGLTEGVDPATRRRIALRAVLLAFGIVAVFTVLGRQIFDLFGITLPAFRIAGGILVGLVGYHLLQGQESSVHTPSADDNARSRDSALGIAITPLALPILAGPGTIATAMNFAAGSTLPEVTRVLAALGSVCGLTLLAFWAGDTLVRFLGQNAIKVVSRLMGLILAVIGVQMLIVGIRGAVAAS; encoded by the coding sequence GTGAACGAGCCGGCCGTCCATTTTTCGACCGTCTTCATGGCGTTCTTCGCGATCTTGAACCCGATCGCGAACGTGCCCCTGTTTCTGGGCTTGACCGAGGGGGTCGACCCCGCGACCCGTCGCCGCATCGCGCTGCGCGCAGTGTTGCTGGCGTTCGGCATCGTGGCGGTGTTCACGGTGCTCGGTCGTCAGATCTTCGATCTCTTCGGCATCACCTTGCCCGCGTTTCGCATCGCGGGCGGCATCCTGGTCGGGCTCGTGGGCTACCACCTGCTGCAGGGGCAGGAGTCGAGCGTGCACACCCCTTCCGCCGACGACAATGCCCGGAGCCGCGACTCGGCGCTCGGTATCGCGATCACACCGCTCGCGTTGCCTATCCTCGCCGGCCCGGGGACGATCGCAACGGCCATGAACTTTGCCGCGGGTTCGACCCTGCCGGAGGTGACCCGCGTACTCGCCGCGCTCGGCAGCGTGTGCGGGCTCACGCTCCTCGCCTTCTGGGCCGGGGACACGCTCGTGCGGTTCCTCGGCCAGAACGCGATCAAGGTGGTCAGCCGCCTGATGGGTTTGATCCTGGCCGTGATCGGCGTCCAGATGCTGATCGTCGGAATCCGCGGG